A single window of Larimichthys crocea isolate SSNF chromosome XII, L_crocea_2.0, whole genome shotgun sequence DNA harbors:
- the usp31 gene encoding ubiquitin carboxyl-terminal hydrolase 31 isoform X2, which yields MSCKAAKDKKSSFSKKLFRRGSVRSVGSFMSRVLRTLTALSHFGSEVQTEEEKDDGGFSTFKPGSKDVPMDDGDLSFLSGERIPGVSGLKNHGNTCFMNAILQCLSNTELFAEYLVLEHYKDDELDEAKPKTNGVHLQKKGPLAKGEVTEQLSGLVRALWTFEYTPQHSRDFKNAVSKNATQFKGNAQHDAQEFLLWLLDRVHEDINTVNPNSRPPIKPPIEEDDQSLEGPSPPLSAGSFVQELFQAQYRSSLTCPHCQKQSNTFDPFLCISLPIPLPHTRPLYVTVVYQGKYSHCMRIGVAVPLNSTVYRLRDAVSRETKIPMDQFVLTEMYYDGFHRSFCDDDDDLDIIQESDSIFAFETPETFKLENIRTKRGSLLANLNHNNLKYGTEISRTPSFMQGAMTPLTASPNKNVAPEKMILLVCNRACSGHQGKRFGLPFVLYMERTVTWDALQKEILEKMRHLLRPGVYIQVGPFSLRVVGVVGITYLLPQDERPLCHPTVDRAYKSCGQGGPPHVKIVVEWDKETKDYLFGHTEEEYIPDAESVYLHREQHHQPQACTLAQCFQLYTKEEQLAPDDAWRCPHCKQLQQGRIKLSLWTLPDVLILHLKRFRQEGDRRVKMQNMVRFPLMGMDMAPHVVKRSQSSWSLPSHWSPWRRPYSLGRNPDDYLYDLYAVCNHHGNMHGGHYTAYCKNSIDGQWYCFDDSEVSPVADDDVCQQTAYILFYQRRTAIPSWSANSSVAGSTSSSLCDHWVNRLPGSRPASLASGASSRRTSLASLAESVDFPGERSEDDGGFSVRPFVRSIQRQSLSSRSSIASPLAFSDSGIKPSWSLSAKLHMRSNSPSRFSLDSRCSPPLERIGEAGDDKVSTSCFGSYSRHERYFGSRSPLSMMESNLSDQDNNKRFLDMMYCRAPTPVEKKSTKNEPTENNNQITAIDQNILPAQGTPPKEQKRKSSIGGFGQKAEGTGSIKSSSKVEQEKSSKKRLCSTHKTSTSETPSTTPVKGKKTSNTKEKSASAKKSTSTPSGTPSKTKEATQPVEATPQHKPCVRSTPQSSASPSPTTKKGSSVADKSTTSSRKKMVERSYSRDSMHTSPLVDGHRGSSLARSSLSKSGESNRPERRFLRSSSSSSSVTSLRSPSVSTRDLQRSSKPEEKGLSFFKSALRQRESRRSADLGKSSMLAKKSSERTCKQNGQAKDISGDKGKTGDTVSSQTSIETHGNETKSETKASSKPPGSLSRTLLNVGKSKSSTSEDLHHSHDLTSSRVFQTIVEPLPPYEKM from the exons ATGTCTTGCAAAGCCGCAAAGGACAAGAAGTCCAGCTTCAGCAAGAAGCTGTTCAGGCGAGGCTCTGTGCGCTCTGTGGGCAGCTTCATGAGCAGAGTCCTAAGGACACTGACGGCGCTGTCTCACTTTGGATCTGAAGtgcaaacagaggaagagaaagatgatGGAGGCTTCTCCACCTTCAAACCTGGGAGTAAAGATGTGCCCATGGATGATGGGGATCTCAGTTTCCTATCCGGAGAGAGGATTCCTGGGGTGTCTGGGCTTAAAAACCACGGGAATACCTGCTTCATGAATGCCATCCTGCAGTGCCTCAGTAACACTGAACTCTTTGCTGAGTACCTGGTTTTGGAGCACTATAAAGACGACGAGCTGGACGAGGCGAAACCAAAAACGAACGGCGTGCATCTGCAGAAGAAGGGTCCTCTGGCCAAAGGAGAagtcacagagcagctgtctgGACTTGTGCGTGCTTTATGGACGTTTGAGTACACCCCCCAGCACAGCAGGGACTTTAAG AACGCCGTGTCGAAAAATGCCACCCAGTTTAAAGGAAATGCTCAGCACGATGCTCAAGAGTTTCTACTGTGGCTGCTGGACAGGGTCCACGAGGACATCAACACAGTCAACCCCAACAGCAGGCCTCCTATAAAG CCACCTATTGAAGAAGATGACCAAAGCTTAGAGGGGccatcacctcctctctctgctgggtCGTTTGTACAAGAACTGTTTCAGGCTCAGTACAG GTCTTCTCTCACCTGCCCACATTGCCAAAAGCAGAGCAACACGTTTGATCCCTTCCTGTGCATCTCCTTACCGATCCCACTGCCACACACACG GCCCCTGTATGTGACGGTGGTCTACCAGGGGAAGTACTCTCACTGCATGAGGATTGGAGTTGCTGTTCCCCTCAACAGCACGGTCTATCGCCTCAGAGATGCTGTGTCACGTGAGACCAAGATCCCAATGGACCAG tttgttttgactGAAATGTACTACGATGGTTTTCACCGTTCattttgtgatgatgatgacgatctTGACATCATTCAAGAGAGCGATTCCATATTTGCCTTTGAGACACCAGAGACCTTCAAACTGGAAAACATTCGCACAAAAAGag GAAGTCTTCTGGCAAACCTGAATCATAACAACTTGAAGTATGGGACAGAAATCAGCAGGACTCCATCTTTCATGCAGGGAGCCATGACTCCTTTAACTGCATCACCCAATAAAAACGTGGCACCTGAAAAAATGATCCTACTGGTGTGTAACAGAGCTTGTAGCGGCCACCAAGGAAAAAG ATTTGGGCTGCCTTTTGTACTGTACATGGAGCGCACTGTGACCTGGGATGCTCTACAGAAAGAGATCCTGGAGAAAATGCGTCATTTATTGAGGCCTGGGGTCTACATTCAG gTTGGACCTTTCAGCCTCCGGGTGGTTGGCGTTGTTGGTATTACCTACCTCCTTCCTCAAGATGAGCGACCACTGTGTCACCCAACTGTGGATAG AGCATACAAGTCCTGTGGACAAGGGGGGCCACCACATGTGAAAATTGTGGTAGAGTGGGACAAAGAGACCAAGGACTA TCTGTTTGGACACACTGAGGAGGAGTACATTCCTGATGCTGAGAGTGTGTATCTGCACAGAGAACAACATCATCAGCCCCAGGCCTGCACCCTCGCCCAGTGCTTTCAGCTCTACACCAAGGAGGAGCAG ctggcCCCAGACGATGCCTGGCGCTGTCCTCACTgcaagcagctgcagcagggccGCATTAAGCTCAGCCTGTGGACGCTGCCGGATGTGCTCATACTGCATCTGAAGAGGTTCAGACAG gagggggaccggagggtgaAGATGCAGAACATGGTGAGGTTCCCGCTGATGGGCATGGACATGGCACCTCATGTGGTCAAGAGAAGCCAGAGCAGCTGGAGTTTACCTTCCCACTGGTCGCCATGGAGACGGCCATATAGCTTGGGAAGAAACCCAGATGACTACCTGTATGACCTGTATGCTGTGTGCAACCACCATGGGAACATGCACGGAGGCCACTACACAG CCTACTGTAAGAACTCCATTGATGGTCAGTGGTACTGCTTTGACGACAGCGAGGTTTCGCCAGTAGCTGACGATGACGTGTGTCAGCAGACGGCCTATATACTGTTCTACCAGCGCAGGACGGCTATTCCCTCGTGGTCGGCCAACAGCTCTGTTGCTG GTTCCACCAGTTCATCCCTGTGTGACCACTGGGTCAACCGGTTACCTGGCAGTAGACCTGCCAGCTTGGCCTCTGGAGCCTCATCCAGACGCACCTCTCTGGCATCACTGGCTGAGTCTGTGGACTTTCCAGGAGAACGCAGTGAAGATGACG GAGGATTCTCTGTCCGCCCTTTTGTAAGGAGCATCCAGCGTCAGAGCTTGTCCTCGAGGTCGTCCATCGCCAGCCCTTTAGCCTTCAGCGACAGTGGGATAAAGCCCTCTTGGTCTCTGTCTGCGAAGCTGCACATGAGATCCAACTCACCTTCACGATTCTCCCTCGACTCGCGATGTTCTCCTCCTTTAGAGAGGATAGGAGAGGCCGGTGATGATAAAGTTTCCACGTCATGTTTTGGCAGCTACAGTAGACATGAACGCTACTTTGGCAGTAGGTCTCCCCTCTCTATGATGGAGAGCAACTTGAGTGACCAGGACAACAATAAGCGGTTCCTAGACATGATGTACTGCAGGGCTCCCACTCCAGTGGAGAAGAAGAGCACCAAAAATGAGccaactgaaaacaacaaccagATTACAGCTATAGACCAAAACATCTTACCCGCCCAAGGTACTCCCCCCAAAGAACAGAAACGTAAGAGCAGTATCGGAGGATTTGGCCAAAAGGCAGAAGGCACAGGCTCCATAAAGAGTTCCAGCAAAGTGGAGCAAGAGAAATCCTCCAAAAAACGTTTGTGCTCAACCCACAAGACCTCCACTTCTGAAACACCTTCCACTACACctgtgaaaggaaaaaagacaagCAATACTAAAGAAAAGAGTGCAAGTGCCAAGAAAAGCACCTCTACGCCCAGTGGAACCCCGTCAAAAACGAAGGAGGCAACGCAACCTGTAGAGGCAACGCCACAACATAAGCCATGCGTCCGCTCCACACCTCAGTCCTCAGCTTCTCCCTCGCCAACAACAAAGAAGGGTTCCAGTGTCGCTGATAAAAGCACCACAAGTAGTCGGAAGAAAATGGTAGAGAGGAGCTACAGTAGAGATTCTATGCACACTAGTCCCCTGGTCGATGGTCACCGGGGCAGCTCGCTAGCCCGGTCTTCGCTGTCCAAGAGTGGGGAAAGCAACCGACCTGAGAGGAGATTTTTGAggagctccagcagcagctcttctgTGACCAGCCTGCGCTCACCCAGTGTATCCACCAGAGACCTGCAGCGCAGCAGCAAACCTGAGGAAAAAGGGTTGTCTTTCTTCAAGAGTGCCCTCCGACAAAGGGAAAGCCGCCGGTCGGCTGATTTAGGAAAAAGCAGCATGCTTGCCAAAAAGTCGTCAGAGAGGACATGCAAGCAGAATGGACAAGCCAAGGACATCAGCGGTGATAAGGGAAAGACAGGAGATACTGTGTCTTCCCAGACATCTATAGAGACTCACGGAAATGAGACAAAGTCAGAGACAAAGGCGTCTTCCAAGCCCCCCGGCTCTCTCAGTCGCACTCTATTAAACGTTGGCAAATCCAAGTCTTCCACTTCTGAA GATCTTCATCACTCTCACGACCTGACCAGCAGCCGAGTCTTCCAAACCATTGTGGAACCACTTCCACCGTACGAAAAAATGTAG
- the usp31 gene encoding ubiquitin carboxyl-terminal hydrolase 31 isoform X1 gives MSCKAAKDKKSSFSKKLFRRGSVRSVGSFMSRVLRTLTALSHFGSEVQTEEEKDDGGFSTFKPGSKDVPMDDGDLSFLSGERIPGVSGLKNHGNTCFMNAILQCLSNTELFAEYLVLEHYKDDELDEAKPKTNGVHLQKKGPLAKGEVTEQLSGLVRALWTFEYTPQHSRDFKNAVSKNATQFKGNAQHDAQEFLLWLLDRVHEDINTVNPNSRPPIKPPIEEDDQSLEGPSPPLSAGSFVQELFQAQYRSSLTCPHCQKQSNTFDPFLCISLPIPLPHTRPLYVTVVYQGKYSHCMRIGVAVPLNSTVYRLRDAVSRETKIPMDQFVLTEMYYDGFHRSFCDDDDDLDIIQESDSIFAFETPETFKLENIRTKRGSLLANLNHNNLKYGTEISRTPSFMQGAMTPLTASPNKNVAPEKMILLVCNRACSGHQGKRFGLPFVLYMERTVTWDALQKEILEKMRHLLRPGVYIQVGPFSLRVVGVVGITYLLPQDERPLCHPTVDRAYKSCGQGGPPHVKIVVEWDKETKDYLFGHTEEEYIPDAESVYLHREQHHQPQACTLAQCFQLYTKEEQLAPDDAWRCPHCKQLQQGRIKLSLWTLPDVLILHLKRFRQEGDRRVKMQNMVRFPLMGMDMAPHVVKRSQSSWSLPSHWSPWRRPYSLGRNPDDYLYDLYAVCNHHGNMHGGHYTAYCKNSIDGQWYCFDDSEVSPVADDDVCQQTAYILFYQRRTAIPSWSANSSVAGSTSSSLCDHWVNRLPGSRPASLASGASSRRTSLASLAESVDFPGERSEDDGGFSVRPFVRSIQRQSLSSRSSIASPLAFSDSGIKPSWSLSAKLHMRSNSPSRFSLDSRCSPPLERIGEAGDDKVSTSCFGSYSRHERYFGSRSPLSMMESNLSDQDNNKRFLDMMYCRAPTPVEKKSTKNEPTENNNQITAIDQNILPAQGTPPKEQKRKSSIGGFGQKAEGTGSIKSSSKVEQEKSSKKRLCSTHKTSTSETPSTTPVKGKKTSNTKEKSASAKKSTSTPSGTPSKTKEATQPVEATPQHKPCVRSTPQSSASPSPTTKKGSSVADKSTTSSRKKMVERSYSRDSMHTSPLVDGHRGSSLARSSLSKSGESNRPERRFLRSSSSSSSVTSLRSPSVSTRDLQRSSKPEEKGLSFFKSALRQRESRRSADLGKSSMLAKKSSERTCKQNGQAKDISGDKGKTGDTVSSQTSIETHGNETKSETKASSKPPGSLSRTLLNVGKSKSSTSEVSLKSPANGKKPLERMASSRKLSSSMQSPARTTQRPQ, from the exons ATGTCTTGCAAAGCCGCAAAGGACAAGAAGTCCAGCTTCAGCAAGAAGCTGTTCAGGCGAGGCTCTGTGCGCTCTGTGGGCAGCTTCATGAGCAGAGTCCTAAGGACACTGACGGCGCTGTCTCACTTTGGATCTGAAGtgcaaacagaggaagagaaagatgatGGAGGCTTCTCCACCTTCAAACCTGGGAGTAAAGATGTGCCCATGGATGATGGGGATCTCAGTTTCCTATCCGGAGAGAGGATTCCTGGGGTGTCTGGGCTTAAAAACCACGGGAATACCTGCTTCATGAATGCCATCCTGCAGTGCCTCAGTAACACTGAACTCTTTGCTGAGTACCTGGTTTTGGAGCACTATAAAGACGACGAGCTGGACGAGGCGAAACCAAAAACGAACGGCGTGCATCTGCAGAAGAAGGGTCCTCTGGCCAAAGGAGAagtcacagagcagctgtctgGACTTGTGCGTGCTTTATGGACGTTTGAGTACACCCCCCAGCACAGCAGGGACTTTAAG AACGCCGTGTCGAAAAATGCCACCCAGTTTAAAGGAAATGCTCAGCACGATGCTCAAGAGTTTCTACTGTGGCTGCTGGACAGGGTCCACGAGGACATCAACACAGTCAACCCCAACAGCAGGCCTCCTATAAAG CCACCTATTGAAGAAGATGACCAAAGCTTAGAGGGGccatcacctcctctctctgctgggtCGTTTGTACAAGAACTGTTTCAGGCTCAGTACAG GTCTTCTCTCACCTGCCCACATTGCCAAAAGCAGAGCAACACGTTTGATCCCTTCCTGTGCATCTCCTTACCGATCCCACTGCCACACACACG GCCCCTGTATGTGACGGTGGTCTACCAGGGGAAGTACTCTCACTGCATGAGGATTGGAGTTGCTGTTCCCCTCAACAGCACGGTCTATCGCCTCAGAGATGCTGTGTCACGTGAGACCAAGATCCCAATGGACCAG tttgttttgactGAAATGTACTACGATGGTTTTCACCGTTCattttgtgatgatgatgacgatctTGACATCATTCAAGAGAGCGATTCCATATTTGCCTTTGAGACACCAGAGACCTTCAAACTGGAAAACATTCGCACAAAAAGag GAAGTCTTCTGGCAAACCTGAATCATAACAACTTGAAGTATGGGACAGAAATCAGCAGGACTCCATCTTTCATGCAGGGAGCCATGACTCCTTTAACTGCATCACCCAATAAAAACGTGGCACCTGAAAAAATGATCCTACTGGTGTGTAACAGAGCTTGTAGCGGCCACCAAGGAAAAAG ATTTGGGCTGCCTTTTGTACTGTACATGGAGCGCACTGTGACCTGGGATGCTCTACAGAAAGAGATCCTGGAGAAAATGCGTCATTTATTGAGGCCTGGGGTCTACATTCAG gTTGGACCTTTCAGCCTCCGGGTGGTTGGCGTTGTTGGTATTACCTACCTCCTTCCTCAAGATGAGCGACCACTGTGTCACCCAACTGTGGATAG AGCATACAAGTCCTGTGGACAAGGGGGGCCACCACATGTGAAAATTGTGGTAGAGTGGGACAAAGAGACCAAGGACTA TCTGTTTGGACACACTGAGGAGGAGTACATTCCTGATGCTGAGAGTGTGTATCTGCACAGAGAACAACATCATCAGCCCCAGGCCTGCACCCTCGCCCAGTGCTTTCAGCTCTACACCAAGGAGGAGCAG ctggcCCCAGACGATGCCTGGCGCTGTCCTCACTgcaagcagctgcagcagggccGCATTAAGCTCAGCCTGTGGACGCTGCCGGATGTGCTCATACTGCATCTGAAGAGGTTCAGACAG gagggggaccggagggtgaAGATGCAGAACATGGTGAGGTTCCCGCTGATGGGCATGGACATGGCACCTCATGTGGTCAAGAGAAGCCAGAGCAGCTGGAGTTTACCTTCCCACTGGTCGCCATGGAGACGGCCATATAGCTTGGGAAGAAACCCAGATGACTACCTGTATGACCTGTATGCTGTGTGCAACCACCATGGGAACATGCACGGAGGCCACTACACAG CCTACTGTAAGAACTCCATTGATGGTCAGTGGTACTGCTTTGACGACAGCGAGGTTTCGCCAGTAGCTGACGATGACGTGTGTCAGCAGACGGCCTATATACTGTTCTACCAGCGCAGGACGGCTATTCCCTCGTGGTCGGCCAACAGCTCTGTTGCTG GTTCCACCAGTTCATCCCTGTGTGACCACTGGGTCAACCGGTTACCTGGCAGTAGACCTGCCAGCTTGGCCTCTGGAGCCTCATCCAGACGCACCTCTCTGGCATCACTGGCTGAGTCTGTGGACTTTCCAGGAGAACGCAGTGAAGATGACG GAGGATTCTCTGTCCGCCCTTTTGTAAGGAGCATCCAGCGTCAGAGCTTGTCCTCGAGGTCGTCCATCGCCAGCCCTTTAGCCTTCAGCGACAGTGGGATAAAGCCCTCTTGGTCTCTGTCTGCGAAGCTGCACATGAGATCCAACTCACCTTCACGATTCTCCCTCGACTCGCGATGTTCTCCTCCTTTAGAGAGGATAGGAGAGGCCGGTGATGATAAAGTTTCCACGTCATGTTTTGGCAGCTACAGTAGACATGAACGCTACTTTGGCAGTAGGTCTCCCCTCTCTATGATGGAGAGCAACTTGAGTGACCAGGACAACAATAAGCGGTTCCTAGACATGATGTACTGCAGGGCTCCCACTCCAGTGGAGAAGAAGAGCACCAAAAATGAGccaactgaaaacaacaaccagATTACAGCTATAGACCAAAACATCTTACCCGCCCAAGGTACTCCCCCCAAAGAACAGAAACGTAAGAGCAGTATCGGAGGATTTGGCCAAAAGGCAGAAGGCACAGGCTCCATAAAGAGTTCCAGCAAAGTGGAGCAAGAGAAATCCTCCAAAAAACGTTTGTGCTCAACCCACAAGACCTCCACTTCTGAAACACCTTCCACTACACctgtgaaaggaaaaaagacaagCAATACTAAAGAAAAGAGTGCAAGTGCCAAGAAAAGCACCTCTACGCCCAGTGGAACCCCGTCAAAAACGAAGGAGGCAACGCAACCTGTAGAGGCAACGCCACAACATAAGCCATGCGTCCGCTCCACACCTCAGTCCTCAGCTTCTCCCTCGCCAACAACAAAGAAGGGTTCCAGTGTCGCTGATAAAAGCACCACAAGTAGTCGGAAGAAAATGGTAGAGAGGAGCTACAGTAGAGATTCTATGCACACTAGTCCCCTGGTCGATGGTCACCGGGGCAGCTCGCTAGCCCGGTCTTCGCTGTCCAAGAGTGGGGAAAGCAACCGACCTGAGAGGAGATTTTTGAggagctccagcagcagctcttctgTGACCAGCCTGCGCTCACCCAGTGTATCCACCAGAGACCTGCAGCGCAGCAGCAAACCTGAGGAAAAAGGGTTGTCTTTCTTCAAGAGTGCCCTCCGACAAAGGGAAAGCCGCCGGTCGGCTGATTTAGGAAAAAGCAGCATGCTTGCCAAAAAGTCGTCAGAGAGGACATGCAAGCAGAATGGACAAGCCAAGGACATCAGCGGTGATAAGGGAAAGACAGGAGATACTGTGTCTTCCCAGACATCTATAGAGACTCACGGAAATGAGACAAAGTCAGAGACAAAGGCGTCTTCCAAGCCCCCCGGCTCTCTCAGTCGCACTCTATTAAACGTTGGCAAATCCAAGTCTTCCACTTCTGAAGTAAGTCTCAAGTCTCCCGCAAATGGGAAGAAGCCTCTAGAAAGGATGGCATCTTCCCGAAAGCTGTCATCAAGCATGCAATCTCCTGCACGTACAACACAGAGGCCTCAATGA